The Planktothrix sp. FACHB-1365 genome has a segment encoding these proteins:
- a CDS encoding C39 family peptidase has translation MKLQDILGTEQRYDIKAISTDEELTRQIQVILINLTLLDPPADGKFGPKSTAALHRFQTLMECGEPGFLGLKTAKKLIETKREEISSDVLILKITKETILKLRPVASSQLSDAEKQGVKAGQEFKLLAYEPLRGHIRVAFRADEFGEQSVWYVFDQHAEIYQGKDLVCPKPRPQSIKLANFPYRSQLDNYYNPTGSCNVTSIAMCLQYLGVRRRTSGGQFEDELYEYALQKGYSRWSPYDLAKIVKDYGAKDYFAERATMEELQDWLADGKPAVIHGYFTSFGHVMPVVGYDEKGLLVHDPYGEWFSSGYRTDLSGAYLRYSYPLIRRVCMPDGDFWVHFITT, from the coding sequence ATGAAATTACAAGACATCCTAGGAACAGAACAACGTTATGATATTAAAGCGATCTCAACTGATGAGGAATTAACTCGTCAAATTCAAGTTATATTAATTAATTTGACTTTGCTTGATCCTCCAGCAGATGGCAAATTTGGCCCTAAATCAACCGCAGCCCTCCATCGATTTCAAACCTTAATGGAATGCGGAGAACCAGGATTTTTAGGATTAAAAACCGCCAAAAAATTAATTGAAACCAAGCGAGAAGAAATTTCTAGCGATGTTCTCATTCTTAAAATTACAAAAGAAACTATTTTAAAACTTAGACCTGTTGCTTCCTCTCAACTGAGTGATGCAGAAAAGCAAGGAGTTAAAGCAGGTCAAGAATTTAAACTCCTCGCCTACGAACCTTTACGGGGTCATATTCGAGTCGCATTTCGGGCTGATGAATTTGGAGAACAATCTGTTTGGTATGTCTTTGATCAACACGCCGAAATTTATCAAGGGAAAGATTTAGTTTGTCCTAAACCTCGTCCTCAAAGTATCAAACTGGCTAACTTTCCCTATCGTTCTCAATTGGATAACTATTATAATCCCACAGGTTCCTGTAACGTCACTTCTATTGCTATGTGTTTGCAATATTTAGGAGTTCGTCGGCGTACCAGTGGTGGTCAATTTGAAGATGAACTTTATGAATATGCCTTACAAAAAGGTTATAGTCGCTGGAGTCCCTATGATTTAGCTAAAATTGTTAAAGATTATGGAGCAAAAGATTACTTTGCAGAACGGGCGACAATGGAGGAATTACAAGATTGGTTAGCCGATGGCAAACCTGCGGTGATTCATGGTTATTTTACCTCCTTTGGTCATGTTATGCCCGTGGTGGGTTATGACGAAAAAGGCTTACTGGTACATGACCCCTATGGAGAATGGTTTTCATCAGGATATCGTACCGATTTAAGTGGTGCTTATTTGCGGTATTCCTACCCTTTAATCCGTCGAGTTTGTATGCCTGATGGAGATTTTTGGGTGCATTTTATTACCACTTAA
- a CDS encoding SGNH/GDSL hydrolase family protein, which produces MKQVQTVVVQCLVAITIGCLGWYSTAPSIPIEAAPPQKPTLPSTPSLPQPVIEPQPEVLRNKHRIVVVGDSITQSGGQYGGYVWLLQRYLNFLYPQQPVEMISSGISGNTSTQLSERFKRDVLDQKPDLITINIGVNDVLQSFQTPTPARPNIPTPQEYRQNLTAMVQVATTKGIPVLLLSPTIIYEDLSSRENQRIAEYIAVMREVALQYRCQFIDLNVPFRHVIITYQRYGGQGQNLLTRDGIHPNIAGHQIIAYTILKGWGVPEPKIQSLKLNE; this is translated from the coding sequence ATGAAACAGGTTCAGACAGTTGTAGTGCAATGTCTTGTTGCGATCACAATCGGTTGTTTAGGATGGTATTCTACCGCTCCATCGATACCCATCGAAGCTGCACCCCCCCAAAAACCCACTCTTCCCTCAACGCCTAGCTTACCGCAACCCGTCATCGAACCCCAGCCGGAAGTGTTACGCAATAAACATCGAATTGTGGTCGTTGGGGATAGTATTACCCAAAGTGGAGGACAATATGGCGGTTATGTCTGGTTGCTACAACGCTATTTGAATTTTTTGTATCCTCAACAACCCGTTGAAATGATTAGTTCTGGGATTTCTGGTAATACTTCAACCCAACTATCGGAACGATTTAAACGAGATGTTTTAGATCAAAAACCCGATTTAATTACCATTAATATTGGAGTTAATGATGTCTTGCAAAGTTTCCAAACTCCAACGCCAGCCAGACCAAATATTCCTACACCTCAAGAATATCGCCAAAATTTAACCGCAATGGTACAGGTTGCAACCACTAAAGGAATTCCTGTTTTATTGCTATCCCCCACCATTATTTATGAAGATCTCAGCAGTCGAGAAAATCAACGAATTGCAGAATATATTGCTGTAATGCGGGAAGTCGCTCTACAATATCGCTGTCAATTTATTGACTTAAATGTTCCCTTTCGTCATGTGATTATTACCTATCAGCGTTATGGGGGACAGGGACAAAATCTATTAACTCGTGATGGGATTCATCCTAATATTGCAGGTCATCAAATTATCGCCTATACCATTCTTAAAGGCTGGGGTGTTCCTGAACCTAAAATTCAAAGCTTAAAACTCAATGAATAA
- a CDS encoding serine/threonine-protein kinase — MLNSGQIIQDRYQLQSQCGRTATGRQTWLAIDQQTQEKVIIKLLAFSPQMAWEELKLFEREAQVLQALNHPRIPRYRDYFSLDQSVGGGLPWFGLVQDYIPGSSLQDLLDQGHRFTESQVKKIAKDILKILIYLHELSPPVLHRDIKPSNLILDDSEQIYLVDFGAVQAQASVTGVTFTVVGTSGYAPLEQFWGRAVAASDLYALGATLIHLLTNTYPADLPQKEARIHFQDRISLNPNFVHWIEQITEISLEKRLQTSREALELLKAGKIRPQKNQNMTPQRALIKKLNQPFYSTINVDYTPEHLKIYLPPKGFGKLFNLEIGCSHLLIIYFGFGFFLSIFIPMFLSDPLLFWFLCSLLFVSGFLWLFFLIDEKTWVEFDHQEFKIIRKSRGIQYRLQSGSLSNIIGVFMEKKQSKYEVVIRTTSQTHRIGEVFVAEECAWLTQEIQDWLYPR; from the coding sequence ATGTTAAACTCAGGACAAATTATCCAAGACCGCTATCAACTACAATCCCAATGTGGACGGACTGCTACCGGACGTCAAACTTGGCTGGCAATAGATCAGCAAACTCAAGAAAAAGTCATTATCAAACTGTTAGCTTTTAGTCCACAAATGGCGTGGGAAGAATTAAAACTGTTTGAACGAGAAGCCCAGGTTTTACAAGCTTTAAATCATCCTCGTATTCCTCGTTATCGAGATTATTTTTCCCTCGATCAAAGTGTTGGGGGTGGTTTACCTTGGTTTGGATTAGTCCAAGATTATATTCCCGGTTCATCGTTACAAGATTTGTTAGATCAAGGACATCGGTTTACGGAATCTCAAGTTAAAAAAATTGCTAAGGATATCTTAAAAATATTGATTTATTTGCATGAATTAAGTCCTCCGGTTTTACATCGAGATATTAAACCGAGTAATTTAATTTTAGATGATTCAGAACAAATTTATTTAGTCGATTTTGGAGCCGTACAAGCCCAAGCCAGTGTGACAGGCGTAACGTTTACTGTTGTCGGAACCAGTGGTTATGCACCCTTAGAACAATTTTGGGGTCGGGCGGTAGCCGCCTCAGATTTATATGCGTTAGGTGCTACATTAATTCATTTATTAACCAATACTTATCCGGCGGATTTACCTCAAAAAGAGGCTCGAATTCACTTCCAAGATCGAATTAGTTTAAATCCGAATTTTGTTCACTGGATTGAACAAATAACCGAAATTTCTTTAGAAAAACGATTACAAACCTCACGGGAAGCTTTAGAGTTGTTAAAAGCGGGAAAAATTCGTCCACAAAAGAATCAAAATATGACTCCCCAACGGGCTTTAATTAAAAAACTGAATCAACCGTTTTATAGTACGATTAATGTTGATTACACCCCAGAGCATTTAAAGATTTACTTACCCCCCAAAGGATTTGGAAAACTATTTAACCTGGAAATCGGGTGTTCTCATTTACTCATCATTTATTTCGGTTTTGGTTTCTTCTTATCAATTTTTATACCGATGTTTTTGAGTGATCCCCTGTTATTTTGGTTTTTGTGTTCACTCCTATTTGTTTCTGGCTTCCTTTGGTTATTCTTTTTAATTGATGAAAAAACCTGGGTTGAATTTGATCACCAGGAATTTAAAATTATCCGCAAATCAAGAGGAATTCAATATCGTTTACAGTCGGGTTCTCTATCCAATATTATTGGTGTTTTTATGGAAAAAAAACAATCTAAATATGAGGTGGTAATTCGCACGACTTCCCAAACTCACCGCATTGGTGAAGTCTTTGTAGCAGAAGAATGCGCCTGGTTAACCCAAGAAATCCAAGATTGGCTTTATCCTCGGTAA
- a CDS encoding pentapeptide repeat-containing protein, with translation MNRQELLDRYQAGERNFTYINLSGANLSGVNLQEIDLTGANLTGVNLSWAVLNQAQLVGVCFRRADLRNAVLTRSNFNQSNLSGANLTKADLRFATLKQADLNWAILTEADLSNTDLTGAKLDQINLEQAKLNHALLMGAELMEANLTRASLIAANLTGTNLRESRLIGANLKDAILTQANLTEADLNGSTLRSANLTGADMHRVILTGADLTEAILDSADLSRGNLTGAYLLKASFKKAYLLRTNLEEVYLLWANLSEANLRGANLRKADLSGSYLSDTILSEADLRDALLIESHLIRTNLEGSKLTGCCIHNWEKVDVELTKVECDYVYTQFDYTSKKPKNRYPSDRDFLPGELANEPSEDSHLITVEFMEYPNWEALVYTLVKVEQESYELQLMIQGFESQPDQFFLQVKANHLVNTKLLAEQILTSYLSMKKKILEKRSDILGLLNLEVPIFNASLDLQEIPEPALPPPPVVEHQNHQALSQEISRQIQSILRSQEPEKFVISVQRLLDFLTKNGVELEEIQHQVIIQGIVQRAQQEPLFKENLFRWEQTANPSERVSLMGELVRFAIALLWEK, from the coding sequence ATGAACAGACAAGAACTTTTAGATCGGTATCAAGCGGGAGAGCGCAATTTTACCTATATTAACTTAAGTGGGGCAAATTTAAGTGGTGTCAATTTGCAAGAGATTGACCTCACGGGCGCAAACCTAACAGGCGTAAACCTCAGTTGGGCGGTGTTAAACCAAGCTCAGTTAGTGGGGGTGTGTTTTCGTCGGGCTGATTTACGCAATGCGGTATTAACGCGCAGTAATTTCAATCAAAGTAATTTGAGTGGCGCTAATCTCACTAAAGCAGATTTGCGATTTGCAACCTTGAAACAAGCGGATTTGAATTGGGCGATTTTGACAGAAGCGGATTTAAGTAATACGGATTTAACGGGTGCAAAATTAGATCAAATTAATTTAGAGCAAGCTAAGTTAAATCATGCTTTATTAATGGGTGCAGAATTAATGGAGGCGAATTTAACTCGTGCGAGTTTAATTGCTGCGAATTTAACGGGAACGAATTTGCGAGAATCACGGTTAATTGGTGCGAATTTAAAAGATGCTATTCTCACTCAAGCCAATTTAACCGAAGCTGACTTAAATGGGTCTACCTTACGCTCGGCGAATTTAACCGGAGCCGATATGCACCGAGTGATTTTAACCGGGGCTGATTTAACGGAAGCCATTCTCGATAGTGCTGATTTAAGCCGAGGAAATTTAACCGGTGCTTATTTATTAAAAGCCAGTTTTAAGAAAGCGTATTTATTACGGACAAATTTAGAAGAAGTCTATCTTTTATGGGCAAATTTAAGCGAAGCTAATTTAAGAGGAGCCAACCTACGCAAGGCAGATTTAAGTGGATCTTATTTAAGCGATACTATTTTAAGTGAAGCCGATTTACGGGATGCTTTATTAATTGAAAGCCATTTAATTAGAACCAATTTAGAAGGATCTAAATTAACGGGGTGTTGTATTCATAATTGGGAAAAAGTAGACGTTGAATTAACTAAAGTAGAGTGTGATTATGTCTATACTCAATTTGATTATACCAGTAAAAAACCCAAAAATCGTTATCCGAGTGATCGAGATTTTTTGCCGGGAGAATTAGCCAATGAACCCTCGGAAGATAGCCATTTAATTACTGTGGAATTTATGGAATATCCGAATTGGGAAGCTTTAGTTTATACGTTAGTTAAAGTGGAACAGGAAAGTTATGAACTCCAATTAATGATTCAAGGGTTTGAATCCCAGCCTGATCAGTTTTTCTTGCAAGTAAAAGCTAATCATTTAGTGAATACGAAATTATTGGCGGAACAAATTTTAACGTCCTATTTGTCTATGAAAAAGAAGATTTTAGAGAAGCGATCTGATATTTTGGGACTCTTAAATTTAGAAGTTCCTATTTTTAATGCCTCCCTAGATTTGCAAGAAATTCCTGAACCTGCCTTACCTCCCCCCCCAGTAGTCGAACATCAAAACCATCAAGCTTTATCTCAAGAAATTTCTCGTCAAATTCAATCGATTTTGCGATCGCAAGAACCTGAAAAATTTGTCATTAGTGTGCAAAGATTATTAGATTTCTTAACTAAAAATGGGGTAGAACTCGAAGAAATTCAACATCAAGTGATTATTCAAGGAATTGTTCAACGTGCACAACAGGAACCTTTATTTAAAGAAAATCTATTTCGCTGGGAACAAACTGCAAATCCCTCTGAACGGGTTTCATTGATGGGGGAATTAGTTCGATTTGCGATCGCACTTTTATGGGAAAAATAA
- a CDS encoding DUF4090 family protein — MSSDANTTTGADAIDVAIAQGIDFDGTPIPPEKLDLYNKVMGLEAGRQRSGVSNTMRSRIVRIGAKHIAQDELNQLLIDAGFQGLKDKEILFYYGGK, encoded by the coding sequence ATGTCTTCAGACGCTAATACAACGACAGGTGCAGATGCAATTGATGTGGCGATCGCTCAAGGGATTGATTTTGATGGTACACCGATTCCTCCAGAAAAGCTTGATCTCTACAATAAAGTAATGGGATTAGAAGCCGGACGTCAACGTAGTGGTGTTAGTAATACGATGCGGTCTCGAATTGTTCGCATTGGGGCTAAACATATTGCTCAAGATGAACTGAATCAACTCTTAATTGATGCGGGATTTCAAGGGTTAAAAGATAAAGAAATTTTGTTTTATTATGGGGGGAAATAA
- a CDS encoding pentapeptide repeat-containing protein, whose product MKQRMIAGVALLVVLSPLTPAKAENLEQTQKLLATKQCQNCDLSGAGLVLANLVGANLNGANLVGANLSRSNLTGADLRGANLTGASLFGANLTGANLTGAILNGTDLRSSYLTNAILDPKSLNNAQLVGVVGLPANSGSAEDFYRLGVTEAKSGHYVNAIDFYNQALRLDPNLAAAYFGRSMARADLGDLVGAIGDAKQAQQLYKTLNSPEGEQISLQLVETLEYRQNPDTNKPRGGFLGMLETAAPMLLRLLF is encoded by the coding sequence ATGAAACAGAGAATGATAGCTGGTGTTGCTTTGTTAGTGGTACTCAGTCCTCTAACTCCAGCAAAAGCAGAAAATTTAGAACAAACTCAAAAACTTCTCGCCACAAAACAATGTCAGAATTGTGATCTCAGTGGTGCGGGTTTGGTACTCGCTAATTTAGTCGGTGCTAACTTGAATGGCGCCAACCTCGTAGGCGCTAATCTCAGTCGCTCAAACCTAACAGGGGCAGACCTGCGAGGGGCTAACTTGACTGGGGCGAGTTTATTTGGGGCCAACTTAACAGGTGCTAATCTCACAGGAGCTATCCTTAATGGAACAGATTTAAGAAGTTCCTATCTCACTAATGCGATTTTAGATCCTAAAAGTCTCAACAATGCTCAGTTAGTGGGTGTGGTCGGGCTTCCTGCTAATAGTGGCAGTGCTGAGGACTTTTACCGTTTAGGGGTGACGGAAGCCAAGTCAGGTCATTATGTCAATGCCATTGATTTTTATAATCAAGCTTTAAGACTCGATCCCAATTTAGCGGCGGCCTATTTTGGTCGAAGTATGGCCCGGGCAGATTTAGGAGATTTAGTCGGGGCAATTGGGGATGCAAAACAAGCTCAACAATTGTATAAAACCTTAAATTCTCCAGAGGGAGAACAAATTTCACTCCAGTTAGTAGAAACCTTGGAATATCGACAAAATCCTGACACGAATAAACCCAGGGGTGGATTTTTGGGGATGTTAGAAACAGCCGCACCGATGTTATTAAGATTATTGTTCTAA
- the gloA gene encoding lactoylglutathione lyase, translating into MRLLHTMLRVGNLDRSLKFYCDILGMKLLRQKDYPGGEFTLAFVGYGDESEQSVIELTYNWGVEHYEIGTGYGHIALGVDDIYRTCEQIRAAGGKITREPGPMKHGTTVIAFVEDPDGYKIELIQLGTQGSNSEKETAVTASTAS; encoded by the coding sequence ATGAGACTCCTTCATACAATGTTACGAGTCGGAAACTTAGACCGCTCTCTAAAGTTTTACTGCGATATTTTAGGAATGAAATTGCTGCGTCAAAAAGACTATCCAGGGGGTGAATTTACCTTAGCTTTTGTGGGTTATGGTGATGAATCCGAGCAGAGCGTGATTGAGTTAACCTATAATTGGGGGGTAGAACACTATGAAATCGGCACCGGTTATGGTCATATCGCCCTGGGTGTCGATGATATTTACCGAACTTGTGAACAAATTAGAGCCGCAGGCGGTAAAATTACTCGTGAACCTGGCCCCATGAAGCACGGAACAACAGTGATTGCCTTTGTGGAAGATCCCGATGGTTATAAAATTGAACTGATCCAGTTAGGAACTCAGGGGTCTAATTCTGAGAAAGAAACGGCGGTTACTGCTTCAACAGCATCTTAA